The DNA region GGATCCACAGGATCTTCCGGCTTGCGGTCAGCCCGCCGAAGATCCCGGCGAGCAGAACACAGGCGAGGAAGAACACCTTCACGTGGAAGCCGGCGCCGCCGAGACAGAGCCCCCAGACCAGTCCGGCGGCGAGGAAGCCGTTGTAGAGCCCCTGGTTGGCGGCAAGCGCCTTCGACTGTTCGGCGAATTCCACCGTGGTGCCGAACGCGCGGCGGCCGGAGGGACGGGTCCACAGGAACATTTCCAGGATCAGGAACCACAGGTGCAGCAGCGCGATCACGGCGATGACGATGTTGGCGGCAATGGACATGACGGCTTCCCTTCGGATGGCGCCGGGCGGCGCCTCAGCGGCGGAGTGTCGCAGCCGCCCTGGCCGACCGCAACGCGGGAATGCCGGCGCCGGTTCGCGCCCTGCTCATGCCGGTGCCAACGCAGGCACGCTGGCGGCCGCCGATTTGCCCAGCCGCCGCAGCAGGCGATAGTGCGAGGCGATGCCCGCGCCGAACGTGCGGTGTTCGCGATAGGTCACGCCGAACTCGCGGCAGGTGTCTTCCACCACGCGGGCGACCAGCGGGTAGTGCACGTGCGAGATGCGCGGGAACAGGTGGTGCTCGACCTGGAAGTTCAGGCCGCCGATCAGCCAGCCGAGCACGCGGTTGCCGCGGGCGAAGTCCACCGTGGTCTGCAGCTGATGGATCGCCCACGGCGTCTCCATCTGCCTTCCGCTTTCGTCCGGCAGCGGGAACGCCGCTTCCTCGACCACGTGCGCCATCTGGAACACCAGCGCCAGCAGCACGCCGGCGACCGCCGAGACCAGCGCGTAGAACAGCAGTACCGTGCCGAACGCATGGAAAAACAGCGGCAGGCCGAACGCGAGGGTGAAGAACACCAGTTTGCCGAGGACGAACCCGGCCAGGTCCCAGCCTTTCGGGCGGTCGAACGGACGCTCGCCGACGGTACCGGTCGCCATGTCGCGGAAGTCGCCGTACAGGTGCCAGCGGATCGCGGTGACGCCGTACAGCGGCCACAGGTACAGGTGCTGCCAGCGATGCCACGGCCGCCGCGGTTGCTGCGGCGACAGCCGGCCGAGCACGCCGAGGTCGATGTCGCTGTCATGCCCGGCCACGTTGACCCAGGTGTGGTGGAAGCGCGCGTGCTTCCACTGCCAGATGTACGAGCTGCCGCCGACCAGGTCCAGCGCCAGCGCCATCAGCCGGTTCACCCAGCGCCGCTCCGAATACGCCTGGTGGCCGCCGTCATGCATGATGTTGAAGCCGATCGCCGCCATCGCGATGCCCAGCACGAGGCCGAGCAGCAGGCCTTGCCACCAGGTGCCGGCGAGGAACACCAGCGCGACGTAGGCGAGCGCGAACACGCCGAGGATGATGGCCGTCTTCAGGTACATCTGCGCGCTGTCGCGCTGGCGGGTGCCGCTGCGCTTGAACTCGGCATCGACACGGCGGCGCAGTTCGCGATGGAAGCTGTTGTCGCCGTTGAACTTCAGCCGGTCGGCATGGGCGTCCGGCGGCGCCGCGCTCGCAGGAATCCCGCGATGTGTTGAATCGAGGGACATGGCGGCGCCTGCGAAAGATGAGGCCGCCATCTTACGCGATGCGAAGTAAGGCGAATGTTGCGCTGGTCGTGGAAAGTGCCGAACGGGCACGCCGCGCTACGCGGTGGCCTTGAACGTCACCACCAGCACGTCGCGGTGCGCCGGCTTCGACGGATCGAGCGGCGTGACCGCGGTGACGCCGTGGAACACGCGGGCATCGTCGACCAGCGCCGCGTCCAGCGCGTGGGTCAGCGTGAAGCTGCCCAGCAGGCTGCGGTCGGCGGCGTGGATGGTGGTGGTGCCGCGCTCGATGTTCTCGCGGTCGATCAGCAGCACCAGCACGTAGTCGACGCCGTCGCGGTGCACCCCTTCGGGCGTGGGCTCGCCGGCCTCGTCGGCGCGTGCCTCGATGCGGAACTGGTGCACTTCGACGTGCCAGTGGCGGGTGGCCGGAGCCAGCGCGCCGAAGCAGTCGTGGCAGAAGCCGAGGATGCGGCGCAGGCTGGCGCCATCGGCGATCGCCGGCAGCACCGGTTCGAACCAGCGCTGGATGTCGCCCTGCAGCGGGTTGTACTTGAGGCTCTGGTAGTGCGGCTGATGCGTCTCGCGGCGGATTCCGTCGCCGGCATCGGCGGAGAACGTGGCATGTCGTCGCCGCCGGTGGCGGCCGCTGGCGGCGAGGTAGGTGTCCGGCGCCAGGTCGTTCCAGCTGGCGGCGAACGCGGGCCAGTCGGTCAGTGCCTGCGCTTGCAGCAGGTCGCGCATGATGTCGGCGGTGACGAAGGCAAAGCCGTCGCGCTGCAGCCGGTCGTGCAGCGCGGACGTGTCGGGGTGGGGAGTCATCCGATTACGTTAGCAGGACGCGCATGAAGCGGCGATGGCTGTGCGGGAGGCTCAGCCCGGAAACGCCCGCGCCAGCCAGTCCGGCACCGGGATGCCTTTCCCGCGCAGGAAGGCCGGGTTGAACAGCTTGGCCTGGTAGCGCGTGCCGGCGTCGGCGAGCACCGTGACGATGGTGCGGCCGGGGCCGAGTTCGCGCGCCAGGCGGATCGCGCCGGCGAGGTTGACGCCGCTGGAGCCGCCGGTGCACCAGCCTTCCTCGGCCAGCAGGCGATGCAGCAGCGGCACCGACTCGTCGTCGGGAATCGACCAGGCCAGGTCGATCGGTGCGCCGTCGAAATTCGCGGTGACCCGGCTGGAGCCGATGCCTTCGCTGATCGAGTTGCCGCTGGCGACCAACTCGCCGGTGTTGACGTAGCTGGCCAGTGCCGAGCCTTCCGGGTCGGCCAGCGCGATGCGCACGCCGGGGTGGCGTGCCTTCAACGCGCGGCCGACGCCGGCCAGGGTGCCGCCGGTGCCGGCGGCGCAGACGAAGCCGTCGACGTGGCCGCCGGCGTCCTGCCAGATCTCCCCGCCGGTGGTGGCTTCGTGCCAGTCGCGGTTGGCGGTGTTGTCGAACTGGTTGGCGAACCACGCGCTGCCCGGATCGGCGGCATTCGCCGCCTCGGCGTGGGCGCGGGCCTGGTGCGCGTAGTGGTTCGGGTCCTTGTACGCCACCGCGGGCACCAGCCGCACTTCGGCGCCGGCGATGCGCAGCGCGTCGATCTTCTCGCGGCTCTGCGTCTCCGGCATGAAGATCACCGTGCGATAGCCGCGGCTGGCGCCGAGCAGGGCCAGCCCGATCCCGGTGTTGCCGGCGGTGCCCTCGACGATGCTGCCGCCGGGGCGGATCAGCCCGCGCCGCTCGGCATCCAGCAGCAGGCCCAACGCGGTGCGGTCCTTGATCGAGCCGCCGGGATTGAGGAACTCGGCCTTGCCCAGGATCTCGCAGCCGGTCAGCGCGGAGGCGTGGCGCAGGCGCAGCAGCGGCGTATGGCCGATGGCGGCGGAGAGGTCGGGGATGCTCATGGGCGAAGGTTCGGGAGAGGGATGTCGATTCTGCTCCTCCCCCTGCAAGCAGGGGAGGGAGCAAGGCGTCAGGCCAGTGGCGCCGGCACCAGCCGCAGGTACGACTTCAGCGTCCTCCAGCCGCCGGGGTAGAGCTTCTTCGCGTCGTCGTCGGAGACCGAGGGCGCGATGATCACGTCGTCGCCGGGCTGCCAGTCCACCGGGGTGGTCAGCTTGCGGCCGTCGGTGAGCTGCAGCGAGTCGAGCACGCGCAGCACCTCGTCGACGTTGCGCCCGGCGCTGGGCGGGTAGGTGAGGATCAGCCGCACCTTGCGGTTCGGGTCGATGATGAAGACCGAACGCACGGTGACCTTGGGATCAGCCTTGGGATGGAACATGCCGTACAGCTTCGCCACTTCCAGCGCCGGGTCGGCCAGCAGCGGGTAGTTCAGCGCGGTGCCGCCGACGTCCGCGACGTCCTTGGCCCAGCCCTGGTGGTCGGCCACCGAATCCACCGACAGGCCGAGCAGCCGCGCGTTGCGCGCATCGAACTCGGCCTTGCGGCTGGCGAACGCGCCGAGCTCGGTGGTGCACACCGGGGTGAAGTCCTTCGGGTGCGAGAAGAACACCACCCACTGCCCGCCGGCGTAGTCGTGGAAGCGGATCGGTCCTTCGGTGGAGTCGAGAGTGAAGTCGGGGGCGGTGTCGCCCAGTTGCAGGCTCATGCGGATCTCCGGTGATGTTGCGGTGCAGTGAGCATATCCCGCGACACCATGCAGACAAATGACTTGATCGAATAAACATATATACGCCTAGACGTTTAGACGTCTATTGACATGACGCCATGGAGCATTCAATATCCGCTCCACTCATCGAGACCGGCTGAGGGACAGGCCCTTTGAAGCCGGGGCAACCTGCGGAGCGTTTCCGCCACGGTGCCAACTCCTGCGGAGGTGCTTCGGCATCCACCGGAAGATGGGCGTCATCCGGCTTGCGGCGGTCTGCCGCCGAATCCGGGGTTGGCGGCCTTTCCGGTCCTTCGCGGGGCGATGCCGACCGGAGAGAGTTCCATGACGTTCCTGCCCGAAACCCGCTGCACCGAAGCCGGCCAGGCCGCCTTTGCCGTTCTTCCCGAGCCGTGCGTGCGGTTGACCGCCCAGCGCAGCACGCGCCGGTTGCGGCTCAGCCCGAAGTACGGCAGCGGCCCGCGCGAGGTCGAAGTGAGCTACCTGTGGTGCGGTGCGGCGGGTGGGCCCACCGTGATTGTGCAGGGCGGCATCTCGGCCGACCGCGACGTCACCGCGCTGGACGGCGACGCCGCACCGGGCTGGTGGCAGGCGCTGGTCGGCAGCGGCGCGGCGGTCGACCTCGAGCGCTGGCGCGTGCTGGCGATCGACTGGCTCACCCCGGACCAGCTCGGCGCCGGGTCGGTGTCCAGCGAGGACCAGGCCGACGCACTGGCTGCGCTGCTGGGCGAACTGGGCATCGCGCAGGCACACGCTTTCATCGGTTCGTCCTATGGCGCGATGGTGGCGCTGGCGTTCGCCGCACGGCATCCGCGCAGCGTCGAGCGCCTGCTGCTGCTGGCCGGCGCGCACCGGCCGCATCCGCTCAGCACCGCGCAGCGCAGCGTGCAGCGCGGCATCGTGCGGTTGGGCCAGGCCAGCGGCCAGGCCGACGAGGCGCTGGCATTGGCGCGCCAGCTGGCGATCACCACCTACCGCGGCAGCGCCGAGTTCGGCCGGCGTTTCGCCGGCGGCCCGGAATGGCGCGAGGAGCGTTTCCATTTCCCGGTCGAGGACTACCTGGCGCATCAGGGCCGCCGTTTCGTCGAACGCTTCGACGCGGACCGCTTCCTCGCACTGTCCGAGTCGATCGACCTGCACGACATCAAGCCCGAGCGGATTCCCACCCCGGCCACGCTGATCGGCTTCCCCTCCGACCGGCTGGTGCCGCTGGCCGACCTGTGCGAGCTGCAGCGCCGCCTGCATGGTCCGGCCACGTTGGAAGTGGTCGAGTCGCCGTACGGCCATGACGCTTTCCTGAAAGAACCCGAACAGCTCGCGCCGCTGCTGCGCGAAGCGCTGGCCTGATTCCCCGTCCCC from Rhodanobacter soli includes:
- a CDS encoding DUF1304 domain-containing protein, with translation MSIAANIVIAVIALLHLWFLILEMFLWTRPSGRRAFGTTVEFAEQSKALAANQGLYNGFLAAGLVWGLCLGGAGFHVKVFFLACVLLAGIFGGLTASRKILWIQAMPALIALVLIHLT
- a CDS encoding fatty acid desaturase family protein translates to MSLDSTHRGIPASAAPPDAHADRLKFNGDNSFHRELRRRVDAEFKRSGTRQRDSAQMYLKTAIILGVFALAYVALVFLAGTWWQGLLLGLVLGIAMAAIGFNIMHDGGHQAYSERRWVNRLMALALDLVGGSSYIWQWKHARFHHTWVNVAGHDSDIDLGVLGRLSPQQPRRPWHRWQHLYLWPLYGVTAIRWHLYGDFRDMATGTVGERPFDRPKGWDLAGFVLGKLVFFTLAFGLPLFFHAFGTVLLFYALVSAVAGVLLALVFQMAHVVEEAAFPLPDESGRQMETPWAIHQLQTTVDFARGNRVLGWLIGGLNFQVEHHLFPRISHVHYPLVARVVEDTCREFGVTYREHRTFGAGIASHYRLLRRLGKSAAASVPALAPA
- a CDS encoding 2OG-Fe dioxygenase family protein, encoding MTPHPDTSALHDRLQRDGFAFVTADIMRDLLQAQALTDWPAFAASWNDLAPDTYLAASGRHRRRRHATFSADAGDGIRRETHQPHYQSLKYNPLQGDIQRWFEPVLPAIADGASLRRILGFCHDCFGALAPATRHWHVEVHQFRIEARADEAGEPTPEGVHRDGVDYVLVLLIDRENIERGTTTIHAADRSLLGSFTLTHALDAALVDDARVFHGVTAVTPLDPSKPAHRDVLVVTFKATA
- a CDS encoding cysteine synthase A; the protein is MSIPDLSAAIGHTPLLRLRHASALTGCEILGKAEFLNPGGSIKDRTALGLLLDAERRGLIRPGGSIVEGTAGNTGIGLALLGASRGYRTVIFMPETQSREKIDALRIAGAEVRLVPAVAYKDPNHYAHQARAHAEAANAADPGSAWFANQFDNTANRDWHEATTGGEIWQDAGGHVDGFVCAAGTGGTLAGVGRALKARHPGVRIALADPEGSALASYVNTGELVASGNSISEGIGSSRVTANFDGAPIDLAWSIPDDESVPLLHRLLAEEGWCTGGSSGVNLAGAIRLARELGPGRTIVTVLADAGTRYQAKLFNPAFLRGKGIPVPDWLARAFPG
- a CDS encoding peroxiredoxin, producing MSLQLGDTAPDFTLDSTEGPIRFHDYAGGQWVVFFSHPKDFTPVCTTELGAFASRKAEFDARNARLLGLSVDSVADHQGWAKDVADVGGTALNYPLLADPALEVAKLYGMFHPKADPKVTVRSVFIIDPNRKVRLILTYPPSAGRNVDEVLRVLDSLQLTDGRKLTTPVDWQPGDDVIIAPSVSDDDAKKLYPGGWRTLKSYLRLVPAPLA
- the metX gene encoding homoserine O-succinyltransferase MetX, coding for MTFLPETRCTEAGQAAFAVLPEPCVRLTAQRSTRRLRLSPKYGSGPREVEVSYLWCGAAGGPTVIVQGGISADRDVTALDGDAAPGWWQALVGSGAAVDLERWRVLAIDWLTPDQLGAGSVSSEDQADALAALLGELGIAQAHAFIGSSYGAMVALAFAARHPRSVERLLLLAGAHRPHPLSTAQRSVQRGIVRLGQASGQADEALALARQLAITTYRGSAEFGRRFAGGPEWREERFHFPVEDYLAHQGRRFVERFDADRFLALSESIDLHDIKPERIPTPATLIGFPSDRLVPLADLCELQRRLHGPATLEVVESPYGHDAFLKEPEQLAPLLREALA